The following coding sequences are from one Kallotenue papyrolyticum window:
- a CDS encoding glycosyltransferase family 39 protein encodes MRADRATRKPLISLLLLTLAGLALRLLVWHWREFYPLGGDENDYFNQALTLLQGRGYVELPLMRPPLYTIFLAVIFQLCDSQVQRVRLVQALISAGTIPLVWLWTRQLFAAVPRRERIALLAAGLTALCYTFAANATELLTETLFLAGLTLALWLIVRAGDTRRSAWALVAGLTLGALCLLRAVALPLLPLALFWLLLPRAADGALWRRIRPALACGLAAALVIAPWTVRNLVRYDALIIIDTTGAENLWLDNDPAGREAVKRQLYALGEDRGLRQRLAMQRGWAAISADPARFLAKAWREAQAFVALEYFDDLRARRAIWVRPADVWLRLLLGDGLWLIVLLGGVAGLWLQPATRGDRRWLLVPWALYVALTGLLFHVELRYRLPLYPALLPYAAAVLAGGWWRQALRWQRLGALLSLLALSGLLLLHRPYPGETWRLARKHLQLWQADRAWRAGRLHETAQHARAALQLDPASALARVWLGLAAPDPATAAQWWRAAIETLPAHPYAHLLLGNYLRASGDPAAARRELAYETHALEDLQRWALRRFASAPQQRLDIGDGLDLGYITGFYPAADGARWTTAQAAVHGLRPGSSVQLRLRSPRPPAAPAALLEVWAQDRRLDRVVVGATWQTVTLALPSDMAATPLRIELRTPTFRPRAYDRASPDNRALGVEVDWIQTLP; translated from the coding sequence ATGCGTGCCGATCGTGCAACCCGCAAGCCCCTGATCAGCCTGCTGCTGCTGACGCTGGCCGGCTTGGCGCTGCGGCTGCTGGTCTGGCACTGGCGCGAGTTCTACCCGCTGGGCGGCGATGAAAACGACTACTTCAACCAGGCGCTGACCCTGCTGCAGGGCCGCGGCTACGTCGAGCTGCCGCTGATGCGGCCACCGCTCTACACCATCTTCCTGGCGGTGATCTTTCAGCTCTGCGACTCGCAGGTGCAACGCGTGCGGCTGGTCCAGGCGCTGATCAGCGCCGGCACGATCCCGCTGGTCTGGCTCTGGACGCGGCAGCTCTTTGCCGCAGTGCCGCGACGCGAGCGCATCGCGCTGCTGGCGGCGGGATTGACCGCACTGTGCTACACCTTCGCCGCCAACGCCACCGAGCTGCTCACCGAAACGCTCTTTCTGGCCGGCCTGACGCTGGCCCTCTGGCTAATCGTGCGCGCCGGCGACACGCGGCGCAGCGCCTGGGCGCTGGTCGCCGGTCTGACCCTGGGTGCGCTCTGTCTGCTGCGCGCGGTGGCGCTGCCACTCCTGCCGCTAGCGCTGTTCTGGCTGCTGCTGCCGCGCGCGGCGGATGGAGCCCTCTGGCGGCGCATCCGTCCGGCGTTGGCCTGCGGCCTGGCCGCGGCGCTGGTGATCGCGCCCTGGACGGTGCGCAATCTGGTGCGCTACGACGCGCTGATCATCATCGACACGACCGGCGCGGAGAACCTGTGGCTGGACAACGATCCCGCCGGACGCGAAGCGGTCAAACGGCAGTTGTACGCCCTGGGCGAGGATCGCGGCCTGCGGCAGCGCCTGGCCATGCAGCGCGGCTGGGCAGCCATCAGCGCCGATCCGGCGCGCTTTCTGGCCAAAGCCTGGCGCGAAGCACAGGCCTTTGTGGCGCTGGAGTATTTCGACGATCTGCGAGCCCGGCGCGCGATCTGGGTGCGGCCTGCCGATGTCTGGCTGCGTCTGCTGCTGGGCGATGGCCTGTGGCTGATCGTGCTGCTGGGCGGCGTGGCCGGCCTGTGGCTGCAACCGGCAACCCGTGGCGATCGCCGTTGGCTGCTGGTGCCCTGGGCGCTCTACGTGGCGCTCACCGGCCTGCTCTTCCATGTCGAGCTGCGCTACCGTCTGCCGCTCTATCCGGCGCTGCTGCCCTACGCCGCCGCCGTGCTGGCCGGGGGCTGGTGGCGGCAGGCGCTGCGCTGGCAACGCCTGGGCGCGCTGCTCAGCCTGCTGGCGCTCAGCGGTCTGCTGCTGCTGCACCGGCCCTACCCGGGCGAGACCTGGCGCCTGGCGCGCAAACACCTGCAGCTCTGGCAAGCCGATCGCGCCTGGCGCGCGGGTCGGCTGCACGAGACAGCGCAGCACGCCCGCGCTGCACTGCAGCTCGACCCTGCGTCGGCGCTGGCACGGGTCTGGCTGGGACTGGCCGCGCCCGACCCCGCTACTGCCGCGCAGTGGTGGCGCGCGGCGATCGAGACGCTGCCGGCGCATCCCTACGCCCATCTGTTGTTGGGCAACTACCTGCGTGCCAGCGGCGATCCCGCCGCGGCGCGGCGCGAACTGGCCTACGAGACGCACGCGCTGGAGGATCTGCAGCGCTGGGCGCTACGCAGGTTCGCCTCCGCTCCTCAGCAACGTCTCGACATCGGCGATGGCCTGGATCTGGGCTATATCACCGGCTTCTATCCCGCCGCTGATGGCGCGCGCTGGACCACCGCGCAGGCTGCCGTGCATGGTCTCCGGCCGGGATCCTCGGTACAATTACGGCTCCGCAGCCCGCGGCCACCCGCCGCGCCCGCCGCACTGCTCGAGGTTTGGGCGCAGGATCGGCGGCTGGATCGCGTGGTGGTCGGCGCGACGTGGCAGACGGTCACGCTGGCGCTGCCGTCCGACATGGCTGCGACGCCGCTGCGCATCGAGCTGCGCACGCCGACATTTCGCCCGCGCGCCTATGATCGCGCCAGTCCTGACAATCGCGCGCTGGGTGTGGAGGTGGACTGGATTCAAACCTTGCCATGA
- a CDS encoding tetratricopeptide repeat protein, protein MNASLWPTSRRRRLALIVIVAVGLALRLGLWLHTPIHQPANDETEYLPVARDLLAGRGWVFYERYHWLRAPLYPLWLAASLWLAGGDLRWAALPNIALSALTIPLLYLLGRQLGPADARRAEQVGLLAAAAGALLLTLATFASLWMSETLFTALFLLTLLALLRYDRQPQTRWALAAGVLFGLATLTRSLPLLTLPLVVLWLVWGRHRERRVLRHAAGFALAAALTIAPWTLRNALAYGAFIPVETGLSFNLWMFNEPREDWDTIFRTLEAIPNPAARADYATAKGLARLREDPAILLRKLDPNWTYLWMIKPIEDRFLLPTYYADVGFGRFLLALILDDALYLAIAVLGIAGLWAAPADRRKALLGGWVAYALGVILLTHGEMRYRHFFFPVLIPYAAWLLVGLRASPPLRRALRIWLGLALALALLARPVLGFYEYRWAWRNLSRGWAVLQAELAERRGDDLAAIANYHTAIRRAPGTVDARIALARLLLRRGMTASAVATLEQARAQTPSYARLNVWRGEAYRRSGQLTAAREAFKGYYNYETELLQIAWDELQESPPPATLDVGGGLDFGFVHGLYAAEQLAGRSMRWSGARAELRLAGTTQGGVVSLTLAAPRPDGLAVPLRICAAEQCVHLTIDAVWRTVRLLAPPGSETRVTLTVPTFRPRDLQPDSPDDRQLGVAIDGALVRPRAAP, encoded by the coding sequence ATGAATGCTTCGCTGTGGCCGACCAGTCGTCGGCGTAGGCTGGCGCTGATCGTGATCGTCGCGGTGGGTCTGGCGTTGCGCCTGGGCTTGTGGCTGCACACGCCGATCCACCAGCCGGCCAACGACGAGACCGAGTACCTGCCGGTGGCCCGCGACCTGCTGGCCGGGCGCGGCTGGGTCTTCTACGAACGCTACCACTGGCTGCGCGCGCCACTCTATCCACTGTGGCTGGCGGCTTCGCTCTGGCTGGCCGGCGGCGACCTGCGCTGGGCGGCGCTGCCCAACATCGCGCTCAGCGCCCTGACGATCCCCCTGTTGTATCTGCTGGGGCGGCAGCTCGGCCCGGCGGATGCACGCCGCGCCGAACAGGTTGGCCTGCTGGCGGCGGCGGCCGGCGCCCTGCTGCTCACGCTGGCCACCTTCGCCAGTCTGTGGATGTCCGAAACGCTCTTTACGGCCCTGTTCCTGCTCACGCTGTTGGCGCTGCTGCGCTACGACCGGCAGCCACAGACCCGTTGGGCGCTGGCGGCGGGGGTCTTGTTCGGCCTGGCTACCCTGACGCGCTCGCTCCCGCTCCTGACGCTGCCGCTGGTAGTGCTCTGGCTGGTCTGGGGCCGTCACCGGGAGCGACGCGTGCTGAGGCATGCCGCCGGCTTCGCGCTGGCCGCTGCGCTGACGATCGCGCCCTGGACCCTGCGCAACGCGCTGGCCTATGGCGCCTTTATTCCGGTCGAAACCGGCCTGTCCTTCAACCTGTGGATGTTCAACGAGCCGCGCGAAGACTGGGACACCATCTTCCGCACGCTGGAGGCGATCCCTAACCCAGCCGCGCGCGCCGACTACGCCACCGCCAAGGGCCTGGCGCGTCTGCGCGAAGATCCGGCGATTCTGCTGCGCAAGCTCGATCCCAACTGGACCTACCTGTGGATGATCAAACCGATCGAGGATCGCTTTCTGCTGCCGACCTACTATGCCGATGTCGGCTTTGGGCGTTTTCTGCTGGCGCTGATCCTCGACGATGCGCTCTACCTGGCGATCGCGGTGTTGGGCATTGCCGGCCTGTGGGCCGCGCCCGCCGATCGGCGCAAGGCGCTGCTGGGCGGTTGGGTGGCGTATGCCCTTGGCGTGATCCTGCTGACGCACGGCGAGATGCGCTACCGGCACTTTTTCTTTCCGGTGCTGATCCCCTATGCAGCCTGGCTGCTGGTAGGGCTGCGCGCCTCCCCTCCGCTGCGGCGCGCCCTGCGCATCTGGCTGGGATTGGCGCTCGCGCTGGCGCTGCTGGCGCGGCCCGTGCTGGGCTTCTATGAATATCGCTGGGCCTGGCGCAACCTGAGCCGTGGCTGGGCGGTGCTGCAGGCCGAGCTGGCCGAACGGCGCGGCGATGATCTGGCGGCGATCGCCAACTATCACACAGCGATTCGGCGCGCCCCGGGTACGGTTGATGCACGCATCGCGCTGGCGCGCCTGCTGTTGCGGCGTGGTATGACCGCCTCGGCGGTGGCGACGCTGGAGCAGGCTAGAGCGCAGACGCCATCGTATGCGCGTCTCAACGTCTGGCGTGGCGAAGCCTACCGACGCAGCGGTCAGCTTACGGCAGCGCGTGAGGCCTTCAAAGGGTACTACAACTACGAGACGGAGCTGCTCCAGATCGCCTGGGACGAACTGCAGGAGAGTCCGCCGCCGGCAACGCTGGACGTGGGTGGTGGCCTGGACTTCGGGTTTGTGCACGGGCTCTACGCCGCCGAGCAACTGGCCGGACGGAGCATGCGCTGGAGCGGCGCGCGCGCCGAACTGCGCCTGGCCGGCACCACCCAGGGCGGTGTCGTGAGTTTGACGCTAGCCGCGCCGCGTCCAGATGGCCTGGCCGTGCCGCTACGCATCTGTGCTGCTGAGCAGTGCGTGCACCTGACGATCGACGCTGTCTGGCGCACCGTACGGCTGCTCGCACCGCCGGGGAGCGAAACGCGAGTGACGCTCACGGTGCCGACCTTCAGGCCGCGCGATCTGCAACCAGACTCGCCCGACGATCGTCAGCTCGGTGTGGCGATCGACGGAGCGCTGGTGCGCCCGCGTGCCGCGCCTTGA
- a CDS encoding response regulator transcription factor, translated as MRILIAEDNAAIRMMVHHVLESEGHEVIVAENGLEALQRALLHQPDGVVLDGSMPIMDGWEVCKRIKAQRNIPVMMLTVHAERTDRERAEECGADEFLAKPFDIADLVAKVNALLSRAVS; from the coding sequence ATGCGCATTCTGATAGCCGAAGATAACGCTGCAATTCGCATGATGGTGCACCACGTGCTCGAAAGCGAAGGTCATGAGGTGATCGTGGCCGAGAACGGGCTGGAAGCGCTGCAACGCGCGCTGCTGCATCAGCCCGACGGCGTGGTGCTGGATGGCAGCATGCCGATCATGGACGGCTGGGAGGTGTGCAAGCGCATCAAAGCGCAGCGCAACATCCCGGTGATGATGCTGACGGTGCATGCCGAGCGCACCGACCGCGAACGCGCTGAGGAGTGTGGTGCGGATGAGTTTCTGGCCAAGCCCTTCGATATCGCCGATCTGGTGGCTAAGGTCAACGCCCTGTTGAGCCGGGCCGTATCCTGA